The segment TTACTGGTTACGACTACGGAATCAAGATCAATCAATGATACGCTAATTACAAAATCAATCATACGTCAATTACAAAATCAACAAATCATAGGCTAATTAATTAATCTTAAAGGGGAATTTGTATGATTTACACCATTACCTTTAACCCAGCCCTAGATTATATCGTACGACTTGAGCAACTCAAGACTGGTACCATTAATCGCACCACCCAAGAATACATACTTGGTGGTGGCAAGGGTATCAACGTATCTATCGTTCTTAACAACTTAGGCATGGATACAACGGCACTCGGTTTCATCGCCGGCTTTACAGGTGAAGAAATCGTAACGCAGCTCAATAACTTCGGCGTTAAAGAAGATTTTATTCGCCTTCGCGAAGGTTTGACCCGCATCAATGTTAAGGTGAAAGCCTCTGATGAAGAAACAGAGATTAACGGTCGTGGCCCAATTATCTCGGATGACGAATTAGAGGCCCTATACAAGCAGCTCGATGCATTGACAGAAAAGGATACATTAATCCTTGCAGGTAGTATTCCTTCTAGCTTACCAAGCGATATGTACGAACTCATTATGGAGCGCTTACAACATAAAAATATTCGCATCGTCGTAGATGCTACAAAGGATTTACTTACACGAGTATTGCCATATAAACCGTTCTTGATTAAACCAAATAATCACGAGCTTAGTGAAATCTTTGGCCGCACCCTCTCTACTAAAGATGACCTGGTAGAAGCGGCTAAGGCTTTGCAAGAGAAAGGCGCACAACACGTGCTTATCTCCATGGCTGGTGATGGAGCAATCCTAGTCGCTGCTGACGGAACAGTATATACGAGCCCTGCTCCTAAAGGAATCCTCGTAAATTCTGTAGGTGCTGGCGATTCCATGGTAGCCGGATTTATTACAGGCTTTGAGAAAACAGACGACCTACAAGAGGCTCTATACTGGGGCATCTCCAGTGGCTCAGCCTCCGCTTACTCTGAAAATCTCGCTACACTTGCAGAAGTAGAAGCACTACTTTCACAAGTACGAGCTAACTAGTTTTATATTTTATTTGCATCAAGGAGTACATATATGCAAATCACTGATTTATTAAAACCTCAATCCGTCTTGCTAAATGCAGACCCTGTTACGAAGGCTGACGCTATTTATACCTTAGGGGAATTAATGGAAAAAGGCGGCAACCTCATCGACAAAGCTGAATACTTAGCAGCCGTTTTCGCTCGTGAAGAATCTGGCTCTACTGGCCTTGGCGACGGTATCGCTACACCACATGCTAAATCCGCAGGTGTAAAAGAAGCTGGCCTGGCAGCAATGGTTGTACCTCACGGCGTAGACTTTGAAGCACTCGACGGCCAACCTTCTCGTTTATTCTTCATGATCGCTGCCCCTGAAGGCGCTGCTGATACTCATGTAGAGGTATTGAGCCAATTAGCTATGATGGTTATCGACCCGGATTTCAAAGAAGCCCTCATCGCTGCACCAACTGTAGAACGTTTCTTGGAACTCGTAACAGCTAAAGAGCAAGGTAACTTTGACCCATCCGTTGAAGGATATATCAAACAGCCAGAATCTCAAGAGACTCCAAGTATTACCGATGCTATCGAAGCTAAAGCTACGGAAGCTATCGAAAAAGTGGCTCCTAAGATTTCTGTAGATAACCCGCACTACGATGTATTGGCTGTAACTGGTTGCCCTACTGGTATTGCTCATACCTACATGGCTGCAGAATCTTTAGAACGAAAAGCCAAAGAAATGGGCATTTCCTTAAAGGTTGAGAAAAATGGTGCTTCTGGTGTTAAAGATGCTCTTACAGCAGAAGAAATTGCTCATGCTAAATGCATCATCGTCGCTTCTGACCGTCAAGTAGAAATGGCGCGCTTTAACGGCAAACCTATGATTCAAACGAAGGTTGCGAACGGTATCAATAAAGCAGAAGAGCTTTTAACCGAAGCCATGGCTGGCACAGCACCTGTATACCAAGCATCCGCGGCAGACCGCGAAGCTGCTGAAATTGCTGCTAGCGCATCTGACAGCGTAGGTCGTCAAATCTACAAACACTTGATGAACGGCGTATCTCACATGTTGCCATTCGTTATTGGTGGCGGTATCTTGATTGCCCTTGCATTCTTATTCGATACATTCGATCCTGCGAATCCTAAAAACTTTGGTTCTGGCACACCTTTATCTGGCTTCTTAATGCAAATCGGTGGTGCATCCTTTGGATTCATGTTGCCAGTATTAGCTGGTTACATTGCTATGAGTATTGCTGATCGCCCAGGTCTTGTGGCTGGTTTCGTTGGTGGCTTATTGGCTAACCAAGGCGGCTCTGGTTTCCTTGGTGCATTGATTGCCGGCTTTGCAGCAGGTTATTTAGTATTATTAGTTAAGAAATTAGTATCTGGTTTGCCTCAAGCATTAGAAGGTACAAAACCAGTTCTCTTCTATCCTGTACTCGGTGTATTGTTCATCGGCCTCGCTATTACCTTCGTAATCAACCCTCCTGTATCTGCACTTAACCACTGGTTAATGGACTCCTTACAATCTATGGGCACTACTAGCCGCGTATTGTTAGGTCTTATCTTTGGTGCCATGATGTCCGTTGATATGGGCGGCCCTGTAAACAAGGCTGCTTACGTTATCGGTACTGGCGCCCTTGCTACTGGTGAATACGGTATCATGGCAGCTGTTATGGCAGGTGGTATGGTTCCGCCATTGGCAATCGCGCTTTGTACTACATTCTTCCCTAGCCGCTTTACAGAAGCAGAACGTAAATCTGGTATTACAAACTACATCATGGGCCTCTCCTTCATCACTGAAGGTGCTATCCCATTTGCAGCGGCTGATCCAGTTCGCGTATTACCAGCTTGCATCATCGGTGCTGGTACAGCTGGTGCGTTGTCCATGTTCTTCGAGTGTACATTACGCGCTCCACATGGCGGTATCTTCGTAGTACCTACAATCGGTAACCCACTTCTATACCTTGCATCCATCGCAATCGGTTCCGTTGTGGCTTGCTTCATCTTGGCACTTGTAAAACCAAGCCTAAAAAAATAATTGTGAAAGCTAGGTTATACTACTACCTATAGCTAAAAACCACACTTATAGAAAAATACTATATACGGTAAAAGGACTAGAACAAAATGTTCTAGTCCTTTTCTTATACAAACTATCGAATTACATCATCATAAAATACACCGAAAACTTTTTTGAATACTTGATTTGCTACATGATAGCTTTCAAAATCAAAGTCTGTAGGCGTTAGGAAAGTAACATGCTCATACCCTTTATAACCAGGTTTTGTTGGTTTGCTTTCACCATTAAGAGTATAGTCCTGTTGAGCCTTAACAGTCCCTACAATACCAGAATTATCCATTTTTATATTCCATATTTCACCTAAATGGAAATCAGGAAATTGTTGTTTAAATTCTGGAACTTTTGCCACTAAATGAGCAAAGGAATAATTTAGATTATAGTCATAATGAATTGTATATTCTCGAATCAAATCTGACGAAGGCAATACAACGTATATCTTAGTTTCTATGCTTTTTATACGTGCATCGGTAGATATATCTCGAAGTGTGCTCAACTCAATATATTTACCATCTCCACCACCAGTGTCACCTTTAGATATAATGTGTTCGAAACGGCTAGTATCTTGTAATTCAGCATTAGAAACTGCTTTCACAGAATTAACGGAAACACCGCATACGCATAAGATAGCCATTAAAATTAAGAAACGTTTCATATGGCACCTCATTTCACCACAATATCATCGAAATGCTGCTGATATGCAACGACAAACATGGCATCTGCTATAGCAAAGAGATCTTGATCGGAGCGACTACGATCAAGTGGTCGTGATTGATGTAGCAATCTAGCTGGGCTATTAACCGCAGTGCCATCCCAAGTGTATCGTTTGACCGCTTGTAATTCAATTTGTATACCAGACTCATCTTGTGCAGCCTTAATCACTGCATACATAGCTGGTGATGGTTTTACACTCTGCTGAGCTTGTATTAAACTAGCTAACGAGTAATTCGTATTATAGGTGGCAGTCAATTCATATTCCGTAATAGCCTCACCATGAGCCCGTTCGCTAACAGAATAAATAGTACCTTTCAGCTTATAATGTGGAGCTGCATACTCTAAACTTTCCACAGAATAGGTATTTAAAAAGAATACATCCCTATTACTTGAATTATCATCATAAGAATATGTTTTCTCATATACATTTTTAAACTGTGGTGAACTATTTAACTCATTAATCGATATCGCTTGTGTCTGTATGGTAAAAGTAGCTAGTACCATACAGGCTAGCAAGAATTTTCTAAACATATTCTCTCCTTTATAATTGAAATTCCGTTAAATTACAAAAAGCATATCATATTTTATAGAAAGATGTACACATACGAAAAATGCCATTTCAAATCATTATAGATAATATAAAAGTAATGATCACTATTCTACGTACTTTAAATTTATTTATATTTTTCTAAGTCTATCTTCTTCGTACTCATCCAGTATTCATCTATTCTTCTATAAATTGTACAAATATATCGATTTATGTTAAACTATATAAATATAAATAAATTTTAAAATTATAAATTATTTTTTTCAATTCTAGTTCGGAGAGTAATTCATGAAATCATCTAGGAAACGTAAGGTCACTGCCGCATTTTTTGCAGCAGCAGCGTTGGGTGGTGTTGCCCACGCAGCCCCTACCCTCAACATGAATGATTTAGTAGGTTCGAACACTACCACTGAATCAACGGCTCAAGGCAATAATAATATTGCTACTCCAGTCGTACGACCTATGGCAACTCAGCCTACCCCTGTAACTACACAATCAGTTCCAAAGGTAACACCTTTAATACCGCGTGTACGTCCAGTACCTGTAAACGATATTGCGAAAGCTTTATCAGATCAACAACGGGCTGTTTCACAACCACAATATGTTGTTAACAAACAAACTAATGCTGTCATGGAACCAACATTGGCCATGCATAGCTTGATGAACGTACAACGTAAAACTGAACCTGTTACAGTACAAAAACAAGTTGATGGCAAACAGCAAGTACAAACGACACAGGTACAACGTACTCCTGTAATGGTTCAACAAGAATCTACAACTCCTTTAGTTATTGCTAATACAACTCAAACTAAAGCCGTTGTAGCAAAACAAAAATTAACTATTCGAGATATTCAACGTGCAGAACGTGAAAGATTAGCTCAATTAGCAGCAGAAGAAGCGGCGCAACAAGCAGGTACAAACCAAGTTGATCAGCAAATGGTTGCTCAGAAACAAGCTGAAGCTCAGCGTCAAGCTGCAATTCTAGCAGAACAACAACGTCAAATGGCTATGCAAGCGGAACAGCAACGGATTGCACAGCAACAAGCTGAGGCTCAACGTCAAGCGGCTTTAAAAGCAGAACAAGTTCGTATTGCAGCTCAACAAGCGGAACAACAACGTATCGCTGCCGAGCAAGCTGAAGCTCAACGTCAAGCAGCTCTAAGAGCCGAGCAAGAGCGTATCGCTGCACAGCAAGCTGAACAAGCTCGTATCGCTGAAGCACAACGTCAAGCTGCAGAGCAAGAACGTCTTCGTATCCAAGAGGAACAACGTCGCATTGCACAACAACAGGCCGAGGCTCAACGTCAAGCGGCTATACAAGCGGAACAACAACGTATGGCTGCAGAGCAAGCTGAAGCTCAACGTCAAGCGGCTTTGAAAGCTGAACAAGAACGTATCGCTGCTGAACAAGCTGAAGCTCAACGCCAAGCCGCCTTAAAAGCTGAACAACAACGTATCGCTGCTGAACAAGCTGCTCGCCAACGTGCAGAAGCTGCTGCTAAAGCTGAGGCAGAACGTCAAGCGGCTATAAAAGCTGATCAAGAGCGTATCGCAGCGGAGCAAGCTGAGGCAGAACGTCAAGCAGCTTTGAAAGCTGAACAACAACGTATTGCTGCCGAACAAGCTAAAGCTGAACGTGAAGCGGCACTCAAAGCTGAACAAGATCGCATTGCAGCACAACAAGCAGAAATGGCAAGACAAGTTGCCATCAAAGAAGAGCAAGAACGTTTAGCTGCCGAGCAATTAGCAAAAGAAGAAGCAGAGGCTGCTGCTAAAGCACAAGCTGAAGCTGCTGCTAAGGCTCAATCTGAAGCAGAGGCAAAAGCTAAAGCTGAAGCGGAAGCCGCCGCTAAAGCTCAAGCTGAGGCAGAAGCAAAAGCTAAAGCTCAAGCTGAAGCTGCCGCTAAAGCTCAGGCTGAGGCAGAAGCAAAAGCTAAAGCACAAGCTGAAGCCGCCGCTAAAGCTCAGGCTGAGGCAGAAGCAAAAGCTAAAGCACAAGCTGAAGCTGAAGCTAAAGCACAAGCCGAAGCTGAGGCAAAAGCTAAAGCCGAAGCTGAGGCACAAGCTAAAGCTCAAGAAAATAAATTACCTCAATCTTATGTAGATGCTCGTAATGAAGCTTCCACAAAAGGTGCTGGTGTAACGGAAGAAAAAAATATTCTTTCTCAACCAATAGAACCACCATTGCAGGCCGATACATCTGCGAAGATTAGCCTTGCTTTCGACGTGAAGAATTATGAATCCATGTCTACTACTGTAGATAATAAGGAAATCAAATATCGCGCCTTCGAATATATCCCTTACGTGGCTAATCCAATCGATATCGATCAACAGTACATGAACATTTATGTACCAGAAGAATACTTCAACAATGGCACTATAAATGGTTACAATACGCAAACAGCCCCTATCTTCATGCCAAATGCGGTAGGTGGTTATATGCCAAGCCAAGCTATGACTCCAAAAGTAGAAAATGGCAAACCTAATAGTGTTCTTTACGCATTATCCCGTGGCTATGTAGTAGCTTCCCCGGCTACACGCGGTCGTACAAATAAAGCATCCGATGGCAACTTTATCGGTAAAGCGCCTGCAGTTATTGTTGACTTACAAGCTGCCACAGCATACTTACATGCTAACGATTCCACAATGCCAGGTAATGCAAATCGTATCATCACTAATGGTACAAGTGCTGGTGGTGCTGTATCCTTATTGCAAGGTGCCACTGGTAACAACTCTGACTTCCAACCATATTTACAAGCATTAGGTGCTGCTACAGCGGCAACCAATGTATATGCAGTTTCTGCCTATGCACCTATTACAAACCTTGATGCGGCTGATATGGCCTATGAATGGAGCTATAAAGGTATTACATCTTTCAATAAAGTAACGATGGGCCAAGGTGAATTGCCTCAAGCCAGCGCAGGTGGCAATACAGCTCCTCCGCAACGTACAATGCAACGTGTAAACTTGAATGCTGATGATGTAGCATACTCTAACTTACTAAGCGAACACTTCCCAGAATACGTAAATAATTTACAATTGCATGACTCTATGGGGCGTGTATTGAAACTAGATAAGAATGGCAATGGTACTTTCAAAAATTATGTGAAAGCATTCATCATTGATGCAGCTAATAAAGCACAAGCTAAAGGTACTGATTTATCTAAACATACATACTTTGTACGAGATAATAAAACAGGCGCTATAAAAGATATTAACTGGGAAGCTTACAATCAGTTTGTAAGTCGTTCTAAAGCACCAGGTGCATTCGATTCCCGTTCTAATGACTCTGGCGAGAACAACTTATTCGGTACAAGTTCAACAGATAATAATCACTTTACAATTACTGCTGCACTACACGATACAACACCTAACCAAGATGTATACGTAGAAAATGCTAAAATCGTTACTATGATGAACCCAATGAACTATCTCGGTTCTCCAGCAGCGACAAATGCACGCTACTATCGTATCCGCTATGGTACAGCTGATAGCAATACATCCGTAGCTATCCCATTGATCGTAGGTACACGTGCTCAAAACCTTGGGTACAACGTAGATATGGCAACACCATTTGATGTAGACCATTCTGGTGACTACGATTTAGACGAATTATTCAACTGGATGGACAATATCGTTAAAAACGGTAGATAATAACAACTAAATACATACCATAATATAAAAGGAGCTACCTAGTAGCTCCTTTTTCTTTATGCCAAATTAAATATCTCTAAAATAAAGCTCCAGTATGTTAAGCACAAAAAAGCCCCTCTACCGAGGGGCTTTGCTCTATTAGGAAAGCATATTCACAGCTTTCACCAATCATATTCTATTATACTTCTGGGAATAATGCAGTGGACAAGTAGCGTTCACCTGTATCAGGAAGAATTACTACGATGTTTTTGCCTTTATTTTCAGGACGTTTAGCCAATTCTTGAGCAGCCCAAAGAGCAGCACCAGAGGAAATACCAACTAAGATACCTTCTGTATGTCCAAATGCTTGAGATGTAGCGAATGCATCATCGTTAGTTACTTGGATTACTTCATCGTAAATATTAGTATCCAAAGTATCCGGAATGAAGCCAGCGCCTAAGCCTTGGATTTTGTGAGGACCAGGTTTGCCATTGGACAATACTGGGGAATCAGTTGGTTCAACAGCCACAATTTTTACGTCAGGGTTTTGTTCTTTTAAATAACGACCTGCACCAGTCAAAGTACCGCCTGTACCAACACCAGCTACGTAGATATCTACTGCACCATCTGTATCTTGCCAGATTTCAGGACCAGTTGTTTTATAGTGAATTGCTGGGTTTGCTTGATTTACGAATTGACCCGCCTCGATGGCACCAGCTGTAGCTGTTACGATTTCTTTAGCTTTTGCAATAGCACCTTTCATGCCAAGAGATCCATCAGTCAACACGAGTTGAGCACCATAGCCAAGCATCAATTTACGGCGTTCGATGGACATTGTTTCTGGCATTACGATTACAACTTTATAGCCAAGAGCAGCACCAACAGCGGATAAACCGATACCAGTATTACCAGATGTAGCTTCTACGATTGTACCACCTGGTTGTAATTCACCAGATTCAACAGCTGCTTGAATAATTGCTGCAGCAATACGATCTTTAACAGAGCCACCTGGATTAAAGTATTCCAATTTAGCAAAAATATTTGCATCTGCGCCATATTTTTTACCAAAACGTGTAGCTGCCAACAAAGGTGTTTTACCAATTAATTCAACGAAAGATTTTGCAATATTAGACATAATAGTTACTCCTTATTAAATAGAACCATCCCAATTATCATATTTTGTATCAAGTTTAGCGTAAGTTCCATCAATTACATCTTGAAGAGTTACGTTTTCTAGATAATCATGAATATAGTTTTGTAATCCTGCCCAGAAACCAACAGTTCTTTCATTGATTACTGTATCAGTACTCACCCCTTCATCAAGAGTGGAGATGATAGCCATGGATTCTTCCGTGGCAAGCAAAATTTCAATAATAGTGTACTCTTTAGGGCTTTTAGATAAGCGATAGCCTCCGTATTTACCACGAATACTATCCACTAGGTTAGCGGCACCCAAACGAGCCACAATACCCTCAAGGTATTTCTCAGATATACCTTGTCGTTCTGCAACGGATCGCAAGGAAACCGGTTTATCCTGACCTTCCTCTGCTAAATCGATGAGAACCATCAATGCATAGCGACCTTTTGTGGAAATCCTCATATATCTTGCCTCTCTTTGTAAAAGTTAGTGCTAACACACCCCATGTTATAAAGCACTTATCCTACTTCATTTATAAAACCTTGTGTATCACTAGGAATTAATTTCATTATAGACCACTAAATCTAAAAATGCAAGAACTTATTTCCTACTTTTATAAAGGGGTATTTAAAAACCCTTATATTTATTGGCCTAAGCCTATATTATTGATTTATTTTATTCTATTATTAGACTAGCAATCACACATATCGATACATTAACTATTTTACATAACACAAAAGGACTAGCCCGAAGGCCAGTCCTTTTGCGTATAGTTTGTAGTTTGTTATATGAGGTTTACCATGATGAATTGGAGAGGGTTCATCTGGTATTGGGACTTACCGTATCGTCAGGAAAACGATGCGCGCCCGTTTTGTCATTTGAGGAGCTGTCTAGATTATTCTAGCGTCTAAGTTATTTCTAAATTAGATTTTACCTACTAAATCAAGACCTGGTTTCAATGTGTCTTTACCTGGTTTCCAACGTGCAGGACACACTTGGTCACCATGTTTTGCTACGAATTGAGCCGCTTGTACTTTACGAACCAATTCTTCAGCAGAACGGCCGATACCCATATCATGGATTTCAGCTGTACGAACGAAACCTTCTGGATCTACTACGAATGTACCACGGTAAGCCATAGCAGATTCTTCTTGGAATACGTCGAAGAAATCAGCTAATTCATGTTTTTTATCAGCTAACATGTAGTACTCGATTTTATTAATGCTTGGAGAAGCATCAGACCATGCTTTGTGAACGAATTCAGAGTCACAAGATACGGAGTAAACTTCGCAACCTAGTTCTTTCAATTCTGCATAAGAGTTTTGTACGTCTTCTAATTCTGTAGGGCAAACAAATGTGAAGTCTGCTGGATAGAATACGAAGATGGACCATTTGCCCAACACATCGGCAGTACTAACTTTTACTAATTCAGGTTTTTTGAAAGCATCTAGAGTAAATTCAGGAAGTTGTTTACCAATAATAGACATGTTATGTCCTCCTTAATTGAGTTCCAATGTAACAGTTATATTATTATCGGTGTACTTATCACCAAATCTATATCTATATCTATATCTATCTTTGTCTATATAATAACAAATATCATTCAAGATTGCAAGTGTTATTTTTAAATTTATCGATATATTTTTCCAACATTTATCGATATGAATAAAAAAGAAGAAAGATGCTCATTTCTGAGCATCTTTCTTCTTTTTCTTTACTACAACAGACTTACTACTTATAGCATGATCAAAGGCTATTAGTCCTGCTATGTTAGCAATACCACGTCGTGCTATATGGCCTGTTGTAGATTGTTCTTTTCCCGATTTACCATATACAAACTGCTCTAGTTTGAGTGCAGCTAATATAAATATACCTATAATAGATAAAATAGATCCCATTTCTATTCTCTATTTTTTAAGTTCCAAAATCGCATCTACGAAGCCGTGGAATAATGGATGTGCATTATTTGGACGGGATTTAAGCTCTGGATGAGCTTGTGTACCAATGAAGAATGGATGATTCTTCACTTCAATACTTTCAACTAAACGACCATCTGGAGATGTACCAGAGATAACAAGGCCAGCATCAGTCAATTGTTGACGATATTCATTATTGAACTCATAACGGTGACGATGACGTTCATAAATCAAATCTTCACCATAGGCTTCATGAGTTTTTGTACCTGCTTCTACTTTGCATGGATAGATACCTAGGCGCATTGTACCGCCTTTTTTATCTACATCCACTTGATCACTCATCAAGTCGATTACTTTGTACTTAGCATTTTCGTCAAATTCGCTAGATGTAGCACCTTCCATACCACATACGTTACGAGCAAATTCCATTACTGCAGATTGCATGCCAAGGCATAGACCAAGATATGGAATATTGTTTTCACGAGCATATTGAATTGTGCGGATTTTACCTTCTACACCACGGGAACCAAATCCACCAGGTACGATGATACCTTCAACACCATCAAATACCTCTTTAGGATCTACAGATGTATCATCAAGTTCTTCGGAGTCAATCCAACGAATATTTACTTTAGTACCCGTAGCAATACCAGCATGATCTAGAGCTTCAACTACGGATAAATACGCATCATGTAATGCTACATATTTACCAACGATAGCAACTGTAATATCTTTACTAGGGTTCAAGATTTTATGAACCATTTCTTTCCATTCAGCCATATCGCAAGGGCGTTCTTCAAGGCCTAATTTTTTGATAACAATATCATCAAGACCTTGATCTTGCATCATCAATGGCACTTCATAGATGGAGCTGCAAGTTTGGTTTTCAATAACTGCTTCTGGTTCTACGTCACAGAACAAAGCAAGTTTTTCTTTCATTTCATCAGAAATGTGTTTTTCGCTGCGGCATACCAAAATATCTGGTTGAATACCAATGCTGCGCAATTCTTTTACGCTGTGTTGTGTAGGTTTAGTTTTCAACTCGCCTGCTGCATTGATGTAAGGCACCAATGTTACGTGAATGTAAAGTACATCATTACGACCTACTTCTTTTTTCACTTGGCGGATAGCTTCCATGAATGGCAAGCTTTCAATATCACCTACAGTACCACCGATTTCAGTGATAACTACATCAGCGTTATCCTCTTTACCTACGCGGTATACGTTTTGTTTGATTTCATTTGTAATGTGTGGAATAACTTGTACAGTGCTGCCCAAGTAATCACCTTTACGTTCTTTATTGATTACAGACCAGTACACTTTACCTGCTGTAATGTTGGAACGTTTACTAAGGTTAATATCGATAAAGCGTTCATAGTGACCCAAATCAAGGTCAGTTTCAGCACCGTCATCTGTTACGAATACTTCACCGTGTTGGTAAGGGCTCATCGTACCAGGGTCAATATTAATGTATGGGTCAAATTTTTGAATCGTTACATTGAAACCGCGGTTTTTAAGCAAGCGACCCAAGGATGCTGCTGTAATCCCTTTACCAAGAGAAGAAACAACGCCGCCAGTTACGAAAATATACTTAGTTGCCATGATGCCTCCCACCTATTACATTTTTTCCGGAGCAGAAATACCTAAAATACCCAAGCCTTGACGAAGTACGAGGGCAATCGCTGTGATTAATCCTAGACGAGCCTGTTGCAACGCTGGATCTACGCCAATGATACGACCTTGACGATAGAAGGAATGGAACATGCTTGCCAAATCGAATAAGTAACGAGCAATACGATGTGGTGCACGATGTTCGGCAGATTGAACGACCTCTTCTGGATATTCAGCTAATTTTTTAATCAATTCTAATTCCATTTCGCTTGTAAGCGTTGTGAAATCAGTTTCACTATAATCACCAAATGCAATGCCTGCTTCACGCACTTGGTTGTAAATGCTGTGAATACGGGCATGAGCATATTGGATATAATATACTGGGTTAT is part of the Veillonella nakazawae genome and harbors:
- the cysK gene encoding cysteine synthase A, whose amino-acid sequence is MSNIAKSFVELIGKTPLLAATRFGKKYGADANIFAKLEYFNPGGSVKDRIAAAIIQAAVESGELQPGGTIVEATSGNTGIGLSAVGAALGYKVVIVMPETMSIERRKLMLGYGAQLVLTDGSLGMKGAIAKAKEIVTATAGAIEAGQFVNQANPAIHYKTTGPEIWQDTDGAVDIYVAGVGTGGTLTGAGRYLKEQNPDVKIVAVEPTDSPVLSNGKPGPHKIQGLGAGFIPDTLDTNIYDEVIQVTNDDAFATSQAFGHTEGILVGISSGAALWAAQELAKRPENKGKNIVVILPDTGERYLSTALFPEV
- the ahpC gene encoding alkyl hydroperoxide reductase subunit C, whose product is MSIIGKQLPEFTLDAFKKPELVKVSTADVLGKWSIFVFYPADFTFVCPTELEDVQNSYAELKELGCEVYSVSCDSEFVHKAWSDASPSINKIEYYMLADKKHELADFFDVFQEESAMAYRGTFVVDPEGFVRTAEIHDMGIGRSAEELVRKVQAAQFVAKHGDQVCPARWKPGKDTLKPGLDLVGKI
- the pfkB gene encoding 1-phosphofructokinase, with the translated sequence MIYTITFNPALDYIVRLEQLKTGTINRTTQEYILGGGKGINVSIVLNNLGMDTTALGFIAGFTGEEIVTQLNNFGVKEDFIRLREGLTRINVKVKASDEETEINGRGPIISDDELEALYKQLDALTEKDTLILAGSIPSSLPSDMYELIMERLQHKNIRIVVDATKDLLTRVLPYKPFLIKPNNHELSEIFGRTLSTKDDLVEAAKALQEKGAQHVLISMAGDGAILVAADGTVYTSPAPKGILVNSVGAGDSMVAGFITGFEKTDDLQEALYWGISSGSASAYSENLATLAEVEALLSQVRAN
- a CDS encoding RrF2 family transcriptional regulator codes for the protein MRISTKGRYALMVLIDLAEEGQDKPVSLRSVAERQGISEKYLEGIVARLGAANLVDSIRGKYGGYRLSKSPKEYTIIEILLATEESMAIISTLDEGVSTDTVINERTVGFWAGLQNYIHDYLENVTLQDVIDGTYAKLDTKYDNWDGSI
- a CDS encoding PTS fructose transporter subunit IIABC, which gives rise to MQITDLLKPQSVLLNADPVTKADAIYTLGELMEKGGNLIDKAEYLAAVFAREESGSTGLGDGIATPHAKSAGVKEAGLAAMVVPHGVDFEALDGQPSRLFFMIAAPEGAADTHVEVLSQLAMMVIDPDFKEALIAAPTVERFLELVTAKEQGNFDPSVEGYIKQPESQETPSITDAIEAKATEAIEKVAPKISVDNPHYDVLAVTGCPTGIAHTYMAAESLERKAKEMGISLKVEKNGASGVKDALTAEEIAHAKCIIVASDRQVEMARFNGKPMIQTKVANGINKAEELLTEAMAGTAPVYQASAADREAAEIAASASDSVGRQIYKHLMNGVSHMLPFVIGGGILIALAFLFDTFDPANPKNFGSGTPLSGFLMQIGGASFGFMLPVLAGYIAMSIADRPGLVAGFVGGLLANQGGSGFLGALIAGFAAGYLVLLVKKLVSGLPQALEGTKPVLFYPVLGVLFIGLAITFVINPPVSALNHWLMDSLQSMGTTSRVLLGLIFGAMMSVDMGGPVNKAAYVIGTGALATGEYGIMAAVMAGGMVPPLAIALCTTFFPSRFTEAERKSGITNYIMGLSFITEGAIPFAAADPVRVLPACIIGAGTAGALSMFFECTLRAPHGGIFVVPTIGNPLLYLASIAIGSVVACFILALVKPSLKK
- a CDS encoding subtype B tannase — encoded protein: MKSSRKRKVTAAFFAAAALGGVAHAAPTLNMNDLVGSNTTTESTAQGNNNIATPVVRPMATQPTPVTTQSVPKVTPLIPRVRPVPVNDIAKALSDQQRAVSQPQYVVNKQTNAVMEPTLAMHSLMNVQRKTEPVTVQKQVDGKQQVQTTQVQRTPVMVQQESTTPLVIANTTQTKAVVAKQKLTIRDIQRAERERLAQLAAEEAAQQAGTNQVDQQMVAQKQAEAQRQAAILAEQQRQMAMQAEQQRIAQQQAEAQRQAALKAEQVRIAAQQAEQQRIAAEQAEAQRQAALRAEQERIAAQQAEQARIAEAQRQAAEQERLRIQEEQRRIAQQQAEAQRQAAIQAEQQRMAAEQAEAQRQAALKAEQERIAAEQAEAQRQAALKAEQQRIAAEQAARQRAEAAAKAEAERQAAIKADQERIAAEQAEAERQAALKAEQQRIAAEQAKAEREAALKAEQDRIAAQQAEMARQVAIKEEQERLAAEQLAKEEAEAAAKAQAEAAAKAQSEAEAKAKAEAEAAAKAQAEAEAKAKAQAEAAAKAQAEAEAKAKAQAEAAAKAQAEAEAKAKAQAEAEAKAQAEAEAKAKAEAEAQAKAQENKLPQSYVDARNEASTKGAGVTEEKNILSQPIEPPLQADTSAKISLAFDVKNYESMSTTVDNKEIKYRAFEYIPYVANPIDIDQQYMNIYVPEEYFNNGTINGYNTQTAPIFMPNAVGGYMPSQAMTPKVENGKPNSVLYALSRGYVVASPATRGRTNKASDGNFIGKAPAVIVDLQAATAYLHANDSTMPGNANRIITNGTSAGGAVSLLQGATGNNSDFQPYLQALGAATAATNVYAVSAYAPITNLDAADMAYEWSYKGITSFNKVTMGQGELPQASAGGNTAPPQRTMQRVNLNADDVAYSNLLSEHFPEYVNNLQLHDSMGRVLKLDKNGNGTFKNYVKAFIIDAANKAQAKGTDLSKHTYFVRDNKTGAIKDINWEAYNQFVSRSKAPGAFDSRSNDSGENNLFGTSSTDNNHFTITAALHDTTPNQDVYVENAKIVTMMNPMNYLGSPAATNARYYRIRYGTADSNTSVAIPLIVGTRAQNLGYNVDMATPFDVDHSGDYDLDELFNWMDNIVKNGR